One window of the Synechococcus sp. CC9311 genome contains the following:
- a CDS encoding cation diffusion facilitator family transporter — protein MSRHSSQAHRNAFRWSITLNAGLSGLQIVVGITFGSIALIGDAIHNFGDVIGLIMGWGAETLGHRAPTSRFSYGLGRSTQLAAVANAVLILMASAVLCVESFQRFSNPVPLVTGPIAWAAVAGLIVNLGSAKLFGDHDHDLNRKGAVVHLLSDAAVSAAVLLSTLLVGATGWYWLDPLTGLLVGCSIGWMGIGLLGKALAETMDAIPDYIDINKVKSTLQNIKGVESIHHLHIWPLSTSRVALTAHIVRSLSQSEADHNLISTASSKMNSLGIDHCTFQVESVDDNCDN, from the coding sequence GTGAGCCGTCATTCATCTCAGGCACACCGTAACGCCTTCCGTTGGTCAATAACCCTGAATGCAGGCCTAAGTGGTCTTCAGATTGTAGTGGGCATCACATTTGGTTCAATTGCTCTCATCGGTGATGCAATCCATAATTTCGGAGATGTGATTGGACTAATCATGGGCTGGGGAGCAGAGACCCTTGGCCATCGAGCACCAACCAGTCGTTTTAGCTATGGACTTGGACGCTCGACTCAATTAGCGGCGGTAGCAAATGCCGTTTTAATTTTGATGGCTTCTGCTGTGCTTTGCGTTGAGTCCTTTCAACGATTTAGCAATCCGGTTCCTCTAGTAACCGGACCAATTGCTTGGGCTGCAGTTGCTGGTCTAATTGTGAATCTCGGATCAGCAAAACTATTTGGAGATCATGATCATGATCTGAATAGGAAGGGTGCTGTAGTTCATTTACTCAGTGATGCAGCAGTTTCTGCGGCTGTACTTTTAAGCACGCTTTTGGTGGGAGCCACAGGTTGGTACTGGTTAGATCCACTCACAGGACTTCTCGTAGGTTGCAGTATTGGCTGGATGGGTATTGGACTTTTAGGAAAAGCATTAGCAGAAACAATGGATGCTATTCCTGATTATATTGACATCAACAAAGTAAAATCTACGCTCCAAAACATAAAGGGGGTTGAATCGATTCACCACTTACATATTTGGCCCTTGAGTACATCAAGAGTTGCCCTAACAGCTCATATAGTGCGATCTTTATCGCAAAGCGAAGCTGATCATAATTTAATTTCAACGGCAAGCAGCAAAATGAATAGTTTAGGCATTGATCATTGTACGTTTCAAGTGGAAAGTGTTGACGATAACTGTGATAATTAA
- a CDS encoding ferritin: protein MTQTPATAQGRLAIATGPSGRAMAETMTQEMVEQLQAHLNLERQSSAAYFAAAIWFAERELTGFAEYLRNEGKQEQEHAAKFADYLISRGQTVELDTIEAPRQTWPDPEEVIANVFRMEADVTTSVLLLYSIAERASDQRTTVFLDPVVDDQRISEHEAAYLLGRVKYANNERAAMMIIDAELREEEAKPAKLQS from the coding sequence ATGACTCAAACACCAGCAACAGCTCAAGGCAGGCTCGCCATTGCAACAGGCCCTTCTGGTCGTGCAATGGCAGAGACGATGACACAAGAGATGGTGGAACAGCTACAAGCCCATCTCAATCTGGAAAGGCAGTCTTCAGCGGCCTACTTCGCAGCAGCGATCTGGTTTGCAGAGCGCGAACTGACTGGCTTTGCTGAATACTTGCGCAATGAGGGTAAGCAAGAGCAAGAACATGCCGCAAAATTCGCTGACTACCTGATCTCCCGTGGTCAGACAGTTGAATTAGACACGATTGAAGCACCTCGTCAGACATGGCCTGACCCAGAAGAGGTGATCGCCAATGTCTTCCGCATGGAAGCAGACGTCACAACCTCTGTTCTTCTGCTGTATTCAATAGCTGAGCGTGCCTCTGATCAGAGAACAACCGTATTTCTTGATCCAGTTGTGGATGATCAGAGAATCTCTGAACATGAGGCGGCCTATCTATTAGGAAGGGTCAAGTACGCCAATAATGAGCGTGCGGCAATGATGATCATTGACGCAGAGCTCAGGGAAGAAGAAGCAAAACCAGCAAAGCTTCAATCATAA